One Cucurbita pepo subsp. pepo cultivar mu-cu-16 chromosome LG20, ASM280686v2, whole genome shotgun sequence genomic window carries:
- the LOC111783669 gene encoding proteasome subunit alpha type-5: MFLTRTEYDRGVNTFSPEGRLFQVEYAIEAIKLGSTAIGLKTKEGVVLAVEKRITSPLLEPSSVEKIMEIDEHIGCAMSGLIADAHTLVEHARVETQNHRFSYGEPMTVESTTQALCDLALRFGEGDEESMSRPFGVALLIAGHDEKGPSLFYTDPSGTFWQCNAKAIGSGSEGADSSLQEQYNKDLTLKEAETIALSILKQVMEEKVTPNNVDIAKVAPTYHLYTPAEVEAVISRL; encoded by the exons ATGTTTCTGACCAG GACTGAGTATGATAGGGGTGTGAATACCTTCTCTCCTGAAGGTCGATTGTTCCAGGTTGAGTACGCCATTGAAGCTATTAAG CTTGGTTCGACTGCAATTGGTTTGAAAACAAAGGAGGGCGTTGTGCTTGCTGTTGAGAAACGTATTACATCCCCACTACTG GAACCAAGTAGCGTGGAAAAAATCATGGAAATTGATGAGCATATAGGATGTGCAATGAGTGGATTAATTGCTGATGCTCACACACTTGTTGAACATGCTCGAGTTGAGACCCAG AACCATCGGTTCTCATATGGTGAACCAATGACTGTGGAGTCTACAACTCAAGCTCTTTGTGATCTAGCCCTAAGATTTGGTGAAGGCGATGAGGAGTCCATG TCTCGACCATTTGGTGTAGCTCTTCTCATTGCCGGCCATGATGAGAAGGGTCCCAGCTT ATTCTACACTGATCCATCTGGCACTTTCTGGCAATGCAATGCTAAAGCTATCGGTTCAGGTTCTGAAGGTGCAGATAGTTCTCTGCAAGAGCAATACAACAAG GACCTAACTCTTAAAGAAGCTGAAACCATAGCACTGTCTATTCTGAAGCAAGTTATGGAAGAGAAG GTGACTCCCAACAATGTCGATATCGCGAAGGTGGCTCCGACATATCATCTGTACACTCCTGCAGAGGTGGAGGCAGTCATTAGCCGGCTATGA
- the LOC111783381 gene encoding protein EXORDIUM-like 7: protein MARKNRKDPTQHNKEMENLLLLLSLFALFPSLQALPWSTQRNNNQQPYNLNNFEGSSDLVNLEYHMGPVLASPINLYIIWYGHWNPNHQDIIKDFIFSLSSPPPPSHRPSVAEWWQTVELYSDQTGSNITGTIRLSGEFHDSYYSQGNYLTRLAIQHVIKNSLTQTNPRPLPLNPYTGLYLVLTSSDVQVQDFCRAVCGFHYFTFPAVVGATVPYAWVGDSGKQCPGVCAYPFARPEGSEAPPPSKIMGAPNGDVGVDGMVSVIGHELAETSSNPLVNAWYAGDDPRAPTEIADLCVGLYGSGGGGGYVGNVYKDDWGNGYNLNGVKGRKFLVQWVWNPVQRRCFGPNALD, encoded by the coding sequence ATGGCAAGAAAAAATAGGAAAGAcccaacacaacacaacaaagaaatggaaaacctcctccttctcctatCTCTCTTTGctctctttccttctctcCAAGCTCTTCCATGGAGTACCCAACGCAACAACAACCAACAACCCTACAACCTTAACAACTTCGAAGGCTCCTCTGACCTTGTCAACCTCGAATACCACATGGGTCCTGTCCTTGCTTCCCCTATCAACCTTTACATCATTTGGTATGGCCATTGGAACCCTAACCACCAAGACATCAttaaagatttcattttctcactctcttctcctcctcctccatccCATCGTCCTTCCGTCGCCGAATGGTGGCAAACGGTCGAGCTCTACTCCGACCAAACTGGCTCGAACATCACCGGGACTATCCGTCTCTCGGGTGAGTTCCACGACTCGTATTACTCACAAGGCAACTACCTGACCCGTTTAGCCATACAACATGTCATAAAAAACTCACTCACTCAAACTAATCCAAGACCTTTGCCACTAAATCCTTACACTGGCCTTTACTTAGTCCTCACCTCATCAGATGTCCAAGTTCAAGACTTTTGTAGGGCAGTGTGTGGATTCCATTACTTCACATTCCCGGCGGTTGTTGGCGCGACGGTGCCGTATGCTTGGGTCGGCGACAGCGGGAAGCAATGCCCCGGCGTCTGCGCCTACCCGTTCGCACGACCGGAAGGGTCGGAGGCTCCGCCGCCGAGCAAGATCATGGGGGCGCCAAATGGGGATGTGGGGGTAGATGGGATGGTGAGTGTGATAGGTCATGAGTTAGCAGAGACATCAAGCAATCCGTTGGTGAATGCTTGGTATGCAGGAGATGATCCAAGGGCTCCAACGGAGATAGCTGACTTGTGTGTGGGATTGTATGGGTCGGGTGGGGGAGGAGGGTATGTTGGGAATGTGTATAAAGATGATTGGGGTAATGGGTATAATTTGAATGGTGTTAAGGGGAGGAAGTTCTTGGTTCAATGGGTTTGGAATCCTGTTCAAAGAAGGTGTTTTGGACCAAATGCTTTGGAttaa
- the LOC111783309 gene encoding uncharacterized protein LOC111783309 — translation MVANMKNTAHGIVPEYGAIFMSNSMTRTECFERKLFGLPSWLGNFVLQIKSGMILFLFEYENRVLHGVFQAVSDGAMNIVPHAYSSSGQQFPSQVKFSVLWCCNPLSEDQFQNAIKENYFSTKKFNFGLSKVQVHRLLSLFRLTKFSDRLCPRQLSSDSFERSSDLLLDGSRSVAVGNGLMLNGSLQEKLIEGEDRVNTMQESATLSHYNIRNGITSLDNSIHCAHTDTRNLACNSGFLSYAQITMPSRYSQSYCMTSMPFQSSVNLEDITDPVTQSQINLSCSVPSLLSLPTREFENDGGLRRSILTSEYPSYGLKDTLFPYQNEQGLARQEVMEAYYEHVPKTKEFPSQLPFDSVELSRMPSIVHTAVNHGHECHGSSGGMHSDCERKSSVFSRLAYPSDASIQEFSDYDHEKVEMDPSNDEVRSILQRHHWQRKKTNHEVRSPESNVGRKFVKKKWTKSSVSSHGSNCFQVSDKHGTKNEDTIDCNTNHIAGSFVDFKRRRKQCKVEDSVPTGGENVNVGSVQLSGVQQKRRKLIRPNFADNELRDSGDTNNVSQSLDSLSQGKASIDHMIEMDKTEKLCPAVELPDIIWLVDDEDKNMGSETVATDEDAYGSNRNGSEDWIASSNYTSKDLGVNENCRLTHNCSTSEDHTTFQNLNNSGLCSRQEPSSEGSELNAGNSSIRFNEGSNKSNAKELIESSKMVEPYQDYFAVTESSSPLKSASESAPEEVIERRKQHNENEERLHPKLNYDDPGCFF, via the exons ATGGTGGCTAATATGAAGAATACTGCTCATGGGATTGTACCAGAGTATGGTGCAATTTTTATGTCAAATAGTATGACTAGAACAGAATGCTTCGAAAGGAAGTTATTTGGTCTTCCATCTTGGCTAGGCAACTTTGTTCTACAAATTAAATCTGGGATGATTTTATTTCTGTTTGAATACGAGAATAGAGTACTTCATGGTGTATTTCAGGCAGTTTCAGATGGTGCAATGAACATTGTGCCCCATGCTTATAGCTCATCAGGGCAGCAATTCCCTTCCCAG GTTAAGTTCTCTGTACTTTGGTGCTGCAATCCCCTTTCTGAAGACCAATTTCAAAAtgccataaaagaaaattactttTCAACAAAGAAGTTCAACTTTGGGCTGTCTAAAGTTCAG GTGCATAGGCTTTTATCCCTGTTTAGATTGACAAAATTTAGTGACCGACTCTGTCCGAGACAGTTAAGCAGTGATTCATTTGAGCGTTCAAGTGATCTCTTACTTGATGGAAGTCGAAGTGTTGCTGTTGGTAATGGGCTTATGTTGAATGGGAGTTTACAAGAGAAGCTAATAGAGGGTGAAGACCGAGTTAACACTATGCAGGAGAGTGCTACTCTTTCCCATTATAATATCAGAAATGGAATTACTTCCTTAGACAATTCTATACATTGTGCTCATACGGATACTAGAAACCTCGCATGTAATTCAGGTTTCCTAAGTTATGCTCAAATCACGATGCCCAGCCGCTACAGCCAATCATACTGCATGACTAGTATGCCTTTCCAATCGTCTGTAAATTTAGAAGACATTACAGATCCTGTGACTCAAAGTCAAATAAATTTGTCATGTTCTGTTCCTAGCTTACTTTCTTTGCCTACACGAGAGTTCGAAAATGATGGAGGCTTGAGGAGGTCTATCCTCACTAGCGAGTACCCTTCCTATGGACTCAAAGATACCCTTTTCCCATATCAAAATGAGCAGGGCTTAGCAAGGCAGGAAGTTATGGAAGCATATTATGAGCATGTTCCCAAGACAAAAGAATTTCCCAGTCAATTGCCTTTTGATTCTGTCGAACTCTCGAGGATGCCCTCAATTGTGCATACAGCAGTGAACCATGGACATGAATGCCATGGATCTTCTGGAGGCATGCATTCTGATTGTGAAAGAAAGAGCAGCGTGTTTTCTCGTTTAGCCTATCCATCTGATGCAAGTATACAAGAATTTAGTGACTATGACCATGAGAAGGTAGAAATGGATCCATCTAATGATGAAGTTAGGTCTATATTGCAACGACATCACTGGCAAAGGAAGAAGACTAACCACGAAGTGCGAAGTCCAGAGAGCAATGTTGGCAGGAAAtttgtgaagaaaaaatggacaaaATCTTCTGTAAGTTCACATGGTAGTAATTGCTTTCAAGTTTCAGATAAACATGGGACAAAAAATGAGGACACTATAGATTGTAACACTAACCATATTGCTGGATCATTTGTGGATTTCAAGCGGCGAAGAAAACAATGCAAAGTTGAGGACAGTGTCCCAACTGGAGGGGAAAATGTGAATGTTGGAAGTGTTCAGTTGTCAGGTGTGCaacagaaaagaagaaagttgATTCGACCAAATTTTGCCGATAATGAGTTGCGTGATTCTGGAGATACCAACAATGTTTCCCAAAGTTTAGATAGTCTCTCTCAAGGGAAAGCTAGTATTGATCATATGATTGAGATGGACAAGACAGAGAAATTATGTCCCGCTGTCGAATTGCCAGATATTATTTGGCTGGTCGATGATGAAGACAAGAATATGGGTAGCGAAACTGTAGCAACAGATGAGGACGCTTACGGGTCTAATAGAAATGGTTCTGAAGATTGGATAGCATCCTCAAATTATACCTCCAAAGATCTTGGAGTGAACGAGAACTGTCGTCTTACACATAATTGTTCAACTTCAGAGGATCACACGACCTTCCAAAATCTCAATAATTCTGGTTTATGTAGTCGACAAGAACCGTCCTCGGAAGGTTCTGAACTAAATGCTGGGAATAGTTCTATAAGGTTTAATGAAGGCAGCAACAAATCCAATGCAAAGGAATTAATTGAAAGCTCGAAAATGGTCGAACCATATCAAGATTATTTCGCTGTGACAGAAAGCTCAAGCCCTCTGAAGTCAGCTTCAGAAAGTGCTCCTGAAGAAGTTATTGAGAGAAGAAAGcaacataatgaaaatgaagagcGTTTACACCCGAAACTGAACTACGATGATCCGGGATGTTTCTTTTGA